From the Prunus dulcis chromosome 4, ALMONDv2, whole genome shotgun sequence genome, one window contains:
- the LOC117625199 gene encoding receptor-like protein EIX2: MDISISLQHFKVNNNNFGGEIPFSLQNCTDLIILNLGHNTFTGNIPLWLGSKVSGLIVLQLRSNLLSGHIPHHFCNLVSLRVLDLSHNNFSGTIPKCLKNMTTLVEVKGVIMGFPGFDTYNGQITITSKGEELEYRDDQLASWGNLIDLPFEGEIPEQVGSLVGLNTLNLSMNRLTGEIPSSIGKLRWLETLDLSHNQLSGHIPQNFSSLTFISHLNLSYNNLIGNIPLGNQLQTLDDPSIYEGNLLLCGAPLSTVCPGDDTHSRQSFTLEDHSKDDSEMFWFYVGMALGFIIGFWAVCGTLVLKKSWRYAYFKFFDNVKGKVALIIALKVARWQGRL, encoded by the coding sequence ATGGATATCTCAATTTCTCTTCAACATTTTAAggtgaataataataattttggcGGTGAGATTCCTTTTTCCTTGCAAAATTGCACTGATTTGATCATACTTAATCTTGGACACAACACATTCACTGGAAACATACCTTTATGGCTTGGATCAAAAGTATCAGGATTGATAGTGTTACAACTGCGATCCAACCTTTTAAGTGGGCATATCCCTCACCATTTCTGCAATCTTGTTAGCCTTCGCGTCCTAGACCTTTCTCACAACAACTTTTCAGGGACCATTCCCAAGTGTCTGAAAAATATGACTACTCTAGTCGAAGTTAAAGGTGTAATCATGGGTTTCCCGGGCTTTGATACATATAATGGACAAATAACAATAACGTCAAAAGGGGAAGAGCTCGAATATAGAGATGACCAGTTAGCCTCGTGGGGAAACTTGATTGATCTTCCGTTTGAAGGTGAAATCCCTGAACAAGTAGGCAGTCTGGTTGGATTGAATACATTGAACTTGTCGATGAATCGATTAACTGGAGAGATTCCTTCAAGCATCGGAAAATTACGTTGGCTTGAAACTCTTGATCTCTCACACAACCAGCTTTCAGGACATATCCCTcaaaacttttcttctttaaccTTCATATCTCACTTGAACTTATCTTACAACAACTTGATTGGAAATATACCTTTGGGAAACCAACTCCAAACCCTCGATGATCCATCTATTTATGAAGGCAATCTGTTATTGTGTGGGGCTCCTCTTTCGACTGTTTGCCCTGGAGATGATACACATTCAAGACAGAGTTTTACTTTGGAAGATCATAGTAAAGATGATAGCGAAATGTTTTGGTTTTACGTTGGCATGGCACTTGGTTTCATTATAGGCTTTTGGGCTGTTTGTGGAACATTGGTCCTAAAGAAGTCATGGAGGTATGcatattttaaattctttgaCAACGTGAAAGGGAAAGTAGCCTTAATAATTGCACTGAAAGTAGCTCGTTGGCAAGGGAGATTATGa